From one Triticum urartu cultivar G1812 chromosome 3, Tu2.1, whole genome shotgun sequence genomic stretch:
- the LOC125543019 gene encoding ATP synthase subunit beta, chloroplastic-like, which yields MRTNPTTSPPGVSTIEEKSTGRIDQIIGPVLDVTFPPGKLPYIYNALVVQSRDTADKQINVTCEVQQLLGNNRVRAVAMSATDGLMRGMEVIDTGAPLSVPVGGATLGRIFNVLGEPVDNLGPVDSSATFPIHRSAPAFIELDTKLSIFETGIKVVDLLAPYRRGGKIGLFGGAGVGKTVLIMELINNIAKAHGGVSVFGGVGERTREGNDLYMEMKESGVINEKNIEESKVALVYGQMNEPPGARMRVGLTALTMAEYFRDVNKQDVLLFIDNIFRFVQAGSEVSALLGRMPSAVGYQPTLSTEMGSLQERIASTKKGSITSIQAVYVPADDLTDPAPATTFAHLDATTVLSRGLASKGIYPQ from the coding sequence ATGAGAACCAATCCTACTACTTCTCCTCCCGGGGTTTCCACAATTGAAGAAAAAAGTACAGgtcgtatcgatcaaattattggaCCCGTGCTGGATGTCACTTTTCCCCCAGGCAAGTTACCTTATATTTATAACGCTTTGGTAGTCCAGAGTAGAGACACTGCCGATAAGCAAATTAATGTGACTTGTGAGGTACAACAATTATTAGGAAATAATCGAGTTAGAGCTGTAGCTATGAGTGCTACGGACGGGTTGATGAGAGGAATGGAAGTGATTGACACGGGAGCTCCTCTCAGTGTTCCGGTCGGTGGAGCTACTCTCGGACGAATTTTCAACGTTCTTGGGGAGCCTGTTGACAATTTGGGTCCTGTAGATAGTAGTGCAACGTTCCCTATTCATAGATCTGCGCCTGCCTTTATCGAGTTAGATACGAAATTATCCATCTTTGAAACAGGTATTAAGGTCGTCGATCTTTTAGCTCCTTATCGACGTGGAggaaaaataggactatttgggGGGGCTGGAGTAGGTAAAACAGTACTGATCATGGAATTAATCAATAACATTGCTAAAGCTCATGGGGGCGTATCCGTATTCGGTGGAGTAGGGGAACGGACTCGTGAAGGAAATGATCTTTATATGGAAATGAAGGAATCCGGAGTAATTAATGAAAAAAATATTGAGGAATCAAAGGTAGCTCTAGTCTATGGCCAAATGAATGAACCACCGGGAGCTCGTATGAGAGTTGGTTTAACTGCCCTAACTATGGCGGAATATTTCCGAGATGTTAATAAGCAAGACGTGCTTTTATTTATCGATAATATCTTTCGTTTTGTTCAAGCAGGATCAGAGGTATCCGCTTTATTAGGGAGAATGCCCTCCGCAGTGGGTTATCAACCTACTCTTAGTACAGAAATGGGTTCTTTGCAAGAAAGAATTGCTTCTACTAAAAAGGGATCTATAACTTCGATTCAAGCAGTTTATGTACCTGCAGACGATTTGACCGACCCTGCCCCTGCCACAACATTTGCACATTTGGATGCTACTACCGTACTTTCCAGAGGATTAGCTTCCAAGGGTATTTATCCGCAGTAG
- the LOC125543018 gene encoding ribulose bisphosphate carboxylase large chain, whose product MSPQTETKAGVGFQAGVKDYKLTYYTPEYETKDTDILAAFRVSPQPGVPPEEAGAAVAAESSTGTWTTVWTDGLTSLDRYKGRCYRIEPVAGEDNQWICYVAYPLDLFEEGSVTNMFTSIVGNVFGFKALRALRLEDLRIPPTYSKTFQGPPHGIQVERDKLNKYGRPLLGCTIKPKLGLSAKNYGRACYECLRGGLDFTKDDENVNSQPFMRWRDRFVFCAEAIYKSQAETGEIKGHYLNATAGTCEEMIKRAVFARELGVPIVMHDYLTGGFTANTTLAHYCRDNGLLLHIHRAMHAVIDRQKNHGMHFRVLAKALRMSGGDHIHSGTVVGKLEGEREMTLGFVDLLRDDFIEKDRARGIFFTQDWVSMPGVIPVASGGIHVWHMPALTEIFGDDSVLQFGGGTLGHPWGNAPGAAANRVALEACVQARNEGRDLAREGNEIIRAACKWSPELAAACEVWKAIKFEFEPVDTID is encoded by the coding sequence ATGTCACCACAAACAGAAACTAAAGCAGGTGTTGGATTTCAAGCTGGTGTTAAAGATTATAAATTGACTTACTACACCCCAGAGTATGAAACTAAGGATACTGATATCTTGGCAGCATTCCGAGTAAGTCCTCAGCCTGGGGTTCCTCCCGAAGAAGCAGGGGCTGCAGTAGCTGCCGAATCTTCTACTGGTACATGGACAACTGTTTGGACTGATGGACTTACCAGTCTTGATCGTTACAAAGGACGATGCTATCGCATCGAGCCTGTTGCTGGGGAAGACAACCAATGGATCTGTTATGTAGCTTATCCATTAGACCTATTTGAAGAGGGTTCCGTTACTAACATGTTTACTTCCATTGTAGGTAACGTATTTGGTTTCAAAGCCCTACGTGCTCTACGTTTGGAGGATCTACGAATTCCCCCTACTTATTCAAAAACTTTCCAAGGCCCGCCTCATGGTATCCAAGTTGAAAGAGATAAGTTGAACAAGTACGGTCGTCCTTTATTGGGATGTACTATTAAACCAAAATTGGGATTATCCGCAAAAAATTATGGTAGAGCGTGTTATGAGTGTCTACGTGGTGGACTTGATTTTACCAAAGATGATGAAAACGTAAACTCACAACCATTTATGCGCTGGAGAGACCGTTTTGTCTTTTGTGCCGAAGCTATTTATAAATCACAGGCCGAAACCGGTGAAATCAAGGGGCATTACTTGAATGCGACTGCGGGTACATGTGAAGAAATGATTAAGAGAGCTGTATTTGCAAGAGAATTAGGGGTTCCTATTGTAATGCATGACTACTTAACTGGGGGATTCACCGCAAATACTACTTTGGCTCATTATTGCCGCGACAATGGCCTACTTCTTCACATTCACCGTGCAATGCATGCAGTTATTGATAGACAGAAAAATCATGGTATGCATTTCCGTGTATTAGCTAAAGCATTGCGTATGTCTGGGGGAGATCATATCCACTCCGGTACAGTAGTAGGTAAGTTAGAAGGGGAACGCGAAATGACTTTAGGTTTTGTTGATTTATTGCGCGATGATTTTATTGAAAAAGATCGTGCTCGCGGTATCTTTTTCACTCAGGACTGGGTATCCATGCCAGGTGTTATACCGGTAGCTTCAGGTGGTATTCATGTTTGGCATATGCCAGCTCTGACCGAAATCTTTGGGGACGATTCTGTATTACAATTTGGTGGAGGAACTTTAGGACATCCTTGGGGAAATGCACCTGGTGCAGCAGCTAATCGAGTGGCTTTAGAAGCCTGTGTACAAGCTCGTAACGAAGGGCGCGATCTTGCTCGCGAAGGTAATGAAATTATCCGAGCAGCTTGCAAATGGAGTCCTGAACTAGCCGCAGCTTGTGAAGTATGGAAGGCGATCAAATTCGAGTTCGAGCCGGTAGATACTATTGATTAA